Genomic segment of Chloroflexota bacterium:
CCCCGCTCCCGCGCCGCCGAGCGCGGCGGGCCGCGCCCGGCGAGGTCGTTGCCCCGGTGGCGGACGCCGACGAGCCGACCCTCGATGCCGCCAATGCCTCGACGGGCCTGCTGCTGCGCCTGGGCGCGCGGCGCGCCGCCGACTTCCTGGCCGCGGCGCTGGCCCCCCTCAAGCTGCACACCCGCCACTACGGCATCCTGCTCACGTTGGCCGAGCAGGGGCCGTCCTCACAGAGCAGCCTGGGGCGACGCCTCGACATCGACCGGACCACCATGGTGGCCGCCGTCGACGAGCTGGAGCGGCAGGGCTACGTCGCCCGCAAGCCACACCCCGACGACCGCCGTGCCAACCGCGTCGAGCTGACCGGGCGCGGTCGCGGCCGGCTGGTCCGCGCGACGGGCGCGGTGGCCGCCGCCGAGAGCC
This window contains:
- a CDS encoding MarR family transcriptional regulator, whose protein sequence is MADADEPTLDAANASTGLLLRLGARRAADFLAAALAPLKLHTRHYGILLTLAEQGPSSQSSLGRRLDIDRTTMVAAVDELERQGYVARKPHPDDRRANRVELTGRGRGRLVRATGAVAAAESRLLASFSAGEIQTLRDLLTRLAGHTAGSR